The proteins below come from a single Verrucomicrobiia bacterium genomic window:
- a CDS encoding arylsulfatase — protein GRRYMQGMRILMWCAVLAGLLVAGGAGGAGKPNLVFILCDGLGDGDGSCYHPQGKIKTPHMDRLAAEGLRFTDAHTTSSVCTPTRYSLLTGRYAWRTRLQTGVLGGLSPSLIEPGRLTVGELLQRQGYQTAVVGKWHLGLDWVRVPGRPAPPANGIETAEHHGSVDYLLPIARGPLQAGFHEFFGIAGSLDMVPYTFILNDRVISAPTVNKRFPMMPGRTNAFTRLGPGAPEFRADQVLPELTRHAVAWIGQQAEAARAGRPFFLYLALASPHTPIVPTKPWQGRSGLNPYADFVLQTDDAVGQVLAALDRHGLATNTLVILTSDNGCAPQADVKALREAGHEPSGPWRGYKADIWEGGHRVPFIVRWPGVTPAGATTGELVSLVDFLATCAELLGVSLPPKAGEDSLSFLPVLRGEKGRRDTLVCHSINGKFALRERQWKLCLTPGSGGWSEPRDEAARQQGLPEVQLYDLAGDPGETRNLWREHPEVVERLTRRLEQVVQEGRSTPGPRQANAVPVDIWKRPAKPAGAPKVEPRPAAAPASGSPTGGAG, from the coding sequence GGGGCAGGCGTTACATGCAAGGCATGAGAATCCTCATGTGGTGCGCGGTGCTGGCGGGTCTGCTCGTGGCCGGGGGGGCGGGCGGGGCCGGCAAACCCAACCTGGTGTTTATTTTGTGCGATGGTCTGGGGGATGGGGATGGGAGCTGCTACCATCCGCAGGGTAAAATCAAGACGCCGCACATGGACCGGCTGGCGGCCGAGGGGCTGCGGTTCACCGACGCGCACACCACGTCCTCGGTGTGCACGCCCACGCGCTACAGTCTGTTGACGGGGCGGTATGCGTGGCGCACGCGGCTGCAGACGGGGGTGCTGGGGGGTCTTTCGCCTTCGCTGATTGAGCCGGGGCGGCTGACGGTGGGGGAGCTGCTGCAGCGGCAGGGATATCAGACGGCGGTGGTGGGGAAGTGGCATTTGGGGCTGGACTGGGTGCGGGTGCCGGGCCGACCGGCGCCGCCGGCCAACGGGATTGAGACGGCCGAGCATCATGGGAGTGTGGATTATCTGCTGCCGATCGCGCGGGGGCCGTTGCAGGCGGGATTTCATGAATTCTTTGGCATTGCAGGCTCGCTGGACATGGTGCCGTACACGTTCATTTTGAATGACCGGGTGATTTCGGCGCCGACGGTGAACAAGCGTTTTCCGATGATGCCGGGCCGGACCAATGCGTTCACGCGGCTGGGGCCGGGGGCGCCGGAGTTTCGGGCGGATCAGGTGCTGCCGGAGCTTACGCGGCATGCGGTGGCGTGGATTGGGCAGCAGGCGGAGGCGGCGCGGGCGGGGCGGCCGTTTTTCCTGTATCTGGCGCTGGCGTCGCCGCATACGCCGATTGTGCCCACCAAGCCGTGGCAGGGGCGGAGCGGGTTGAATCCGTATGCGGATTTTGTGCTGCAAACGGATGACGCGGTGGGGCAGGTGCTGGCGGCGCTGGACCGGCACGGGCTGGCCACCAACACGCTGGTGATCTTGACCAGTGACAACGGCTGCGCGCCGCAGGCGGACGTGAAGGCGCTGCGGGAGGCCGGGCACGAGCCGAGCGGGCCGTGGCGCGGGTACAAGGCGGACATTTGGGAGGGGGGGCATCGGGTGCCGTTTATCGTGCGGTGGCCGGGGGTGACGCCGGCGGGCGCGACGACGGGGGAGCTGGTGAGCCTGGTGGATTTTTTGGCGACGTGCGCCGAGCTGCTGGGGGTGAGCCTGCCGCCAAAGGCGGGCGAGGACAGCCTCAGTTTTCTGCCGGTGTTGCGGGGGGAAAAGGGGCGGCGTGACACTTTGGTGTGCCATTCCATCAACGGCAAGTTTGCCCTGCGGGAGCGGCAGTGGAAATTATGCCTGACGCCCGGCAGCGGGGGTTGGTCGGAGCCGCGGGATGAGGCGGCGCGGCAGCAGGGGTTGCCGGAGGTGCAGCTTTATGATTTGGCGGGGGATCCGGGGGAGACGCGGAATCTCTGGCGGGAGCATCCGGAGGTGGTGGAGCGCCTGACGCGGCGGCTGGAGCAG